From the Desulfovibrio sp. UIB00 genome, one window contains:
- a CDS encoding VOC family protein, whose amino-acid sequence MQNKLPDGIRVLFVAGFGPVVADPDASGKLYRKVLGLPLRHEEGYEGYWHSQCLEGVKHFALWPLEKAALSCFGEEVWPERLPVPQAWLELDVEDIVSATRILEQNGYELLLRLKEEPWGQTVTRFLSPEGILMAVTHTPFLREAASAEETA is encoded by the coding sequence ATGCAGAACAAGCTTCCTGATGGTATACGGGTTCTGTTTGTGGCTGGTTTCGGCCCGGTAGTGGCCGACCCTGACGCAAGCGGCAAGCTGTACAGAAAGGTGCTGGGTCTGCCCCTGCGCCATGAAGAAGGTTACGAAGGCTATTGGCATTCCCAGTGTCTGGAGGGCGTAAAACATTTCGCCCTCTGGCCGCTGGAAAAGGCCGCGCTCTCCTGCTTTGGCGAGGAGGTCTGGCCGGAGCGTCTGCCTGTGCCGCAGGCCTGGCTAGAGCTTGATGTGGAAGATATTGTTTCCGCCACGCGCATTCTTGAGCAGAACGGCTATGAGCTGCTCCTCCGGCTGAAGGAAGAACCATGGGGGCAGACCGTCACCAGATTCCTCAGCCCGGAGGGTATCCTCATGGCTGTTACGCACACGCCCTTTTTGCGCGAGGCGGCTTCGGCGGAGGAAACGGCCTGA
- a CDS encoding DMT family transporter: MYYIALVVFAGCIVALQPPINAALSRTVGLLESGLISFAIGAVFLAVPVLLMGRGNVFRVFETPVWQWAGGVLGAFMVVSTTLAAPRIGVLATLVAMIFGNLVMAAIIDHNGWFGLNAIPFDWRRMLGLVLVLAGIALVVRR; this comes from the coding sequence ATGTACTACATTGCGCTGGTGGTATTTGCGGGCTGTATTGTGGCCCTGCAACCTCCCATCAACGCGGCCTTGAGCCGCACGGTGGGGCTGCTGGAAAGCGGGCTTATTTCTTTTGCCATCGGCGCGGTTTTTCTGGCTGTCCCTGTGCTGCTGATGGGGCGGGGCAATGTGTTCCGCGTATTTGAAACCCCTGTATGGCAGTGGGCTGGCGGGGTGCTGGGCGCGTTCATGGTTGTGAGCACAACCCTGGCCGCGCCGCGTATTGGCGTGCTGGCTACGCTGGTCGCCATGATTTTTGGCAACCTTGTTATGGCGGCCATTATTGACCACAACGGCTGGTTCGGCCTCAATGCCATCCCTTTTGACTGGCGCAGAATGCTTGGGCTGGTGTTGGTGCTGGCGGGCATTGCCCTTGTGGTGCGCCGCTGA
- a CDS encoding YbaK/EbsC family protein yields the protein MRVDAVREFLARHGLEEAYREFEVSSATVDLAAQAIGCEPGRIAKSLSISVNDAPMVLVVMGTARLDNRKFKDSFHAKARFIKPEDLEAQVGHPMGGVCPFALPEGVAVYLDESLRRYDPVYPAAGAPNNAAKLTLAELERITGGVWVDVCKSEEA from the coding sequence ATGCGCGTTGATGCAGTGCGGGAGTTTTTGGCCCGTCACGGACTTGAAGAGGCATACCGGGAGTTTGAAGTTTCAAGCGCCACCGTTGATCTGGCGGCTCAGGCCATTGGCTGCGAGCCGGGGCGCATTGCCAAGAGCCTCTCCATCAGCGTCAACGACGCACCGATGGTGTTGGTGGTCATGGGCACGGCCCGGCTGGATAACCGCAAGTTCAAGGACTCCTTTCACGCCAAGGCCCGTTTTATCAAGCCTGAAGATCTGGAGGCCCAGGTGGGGCATCCCATGGGTGGCGTCTGCCCCTTTGCCCTGCCCGAGGGCGTTGCCGTGTATCTGGACGAAAGCCTCAGGCGCTATGATCCTGTGTATCCGGCTGCGGGCGCGCCCAACAATGCCGCCAAGCTCACCCTGGCGGAGCTGGAGCGGATCACGGGCGGCGTGTGGGTGGACGTGTGCAAGAGTGAAGAAGCCTGA
- a CDS encoding DUF134 domain-containing protein, with the protein MPRPKKWRKVCCLPENCNFGPLPGFGQSAPQARQEVIMTVDEYEAVRLIDLEGMNQEACAEKMRIARTTVQSIYAEARKKLADSLVNGKLLRIEGGDYELCDGHGTRCGVGGCHRRRGGGGFGQ; encoded by the coding sequence ATGCCAAGACCAAAAAAATGGCGCAAAGTCTGCTGTTTGCCTGAAAACTGCAATTTTGGGCCGCTGCCGGGATTTGGCCAGAGCGCTCCGCAAGCGCGGCAGGAAGTCATCATGACCGTGGATGAATATGAGGCCGTGCGCCTCATTGATCTTGAGGGCATGAATCAGGAGGCCTGCGCTGAAAAAATGCGCATTGCCCGCACCACCGTACAGAGCATCTATGCGGAAGCTCGCAAAAAACTGGCAGACTCGCTGGTGAACGGCAAACTGTTGCGCATTGAAGGCGGGGATTATGAGCTGTGCGACGGGCACGGCACACGCTGCGGCGTGGGCGGCTGCCATAGACGGCGCGGAGGCGGCGGCTTTGGGCAATAA
- a CDS encoding DUF5320 domain-containing protein: MPRFDHTGPEGNGSRTGRGMGKCGGKSARAAGRGMGATSDAGQTADQGMDASQNMGQSMGRSMGQGRCCRHGQRHGNRGGNCAMNGQEAGQGTGRGEGRGMGRGMGRGMQQGNGPAGQAESCGAGPAAGSDAAGNNG; this comes from the coding sequence ATGCCTCGTTTCGATCACACAGGGCCGGAGGGCAACGGTTCGCGCACAGGGCGCGGTATGGGCAAGTGCGGCGGCAAGTCCGCCCGCGCGGCAGGTCGCGGCATGGGCGCTACGTCCGATGCAGGCCAGACCGCAGATCAAGGAATGGACGCAAGCCAGAATATGGGCCAGAGCATGGGACGGAGCATGGGGCAAGGCCGCTGCTGCCGCCACGGACAACGACACGGCAACAGGGGCGGCAACTGCGCCATGAACGGGCAGGAAGCAGGCCAGGGCACAGGCCGTGGCGAAGGGCGTGGTATGGGTCGCGGCATGGGCCGTGGAATGCAGCAGGGCAACGGCCCCGCAGGTCAGGCCGAAAGCTGCGGCGCAGGCCCTGCGGCAGGCAGTGACGCGGCGGGCAATAACGGCTAA
- a CDS encoding Mrp/NBP35 family ATP-binding protein: MSDCNHQCGSCGEQCNERSEGQDAQVDFRVKPHPKSRVGKVIGIVSGKGGVGKSLVTSLLAVALTKQGKHCAILDADITGPSIPRVFGLTGKAHVEGDGLVPERSKGGVDIMSMNLLLPGDSDAVLWRGPIIAGAVKQFWSDVVWRDVDYMFVDMPPGTGDVPLTVFQSLPVDGIVVVTSPQELVSMIVQKAIDMARQMDIPILGLVENYSYFKCPDNNKEYNIFGESHIDAVAQRHGLKVLARLPIDPALAQACDKGAIEDVDQHFMDGALAVISRM, translated from the coding sequence ATGAGTGATTGCAATCATCAGTGCGGTTCCTGCGGCGAGCAGTGCAACGAGCGAAGCGAGGGGCAGGATGCGCAGGTGGATTTTCGCGTCAAGCCGCACCCCAAAAGTCGCGTTGGCAAGGTTATAGGCATTGTCAGCGGCAAGGGCGGCGTGGGCAAGTCGCTGGTCACATCCCTGCTGGCGGTAGCTCTGACTAAGCAGGGCAAACACTGCGCCATCCTGGATGCGGACATCACCGGCCCTTCCATTCCGCGTGTGTTCGGCCTGACGGGCAAGGCCCATGTTGAGGGCGATGGCCTTGTGCCCGAGCGCAGCAAGGGCGGGGTGGACATCATGTCCATGAACCTGCTGCTGCCCGGCGATTCCGATGCCGTGCTCTGGCGCGGCCCTATCATTGCTGGCGCTGTCAAGCAGTTCTGGTCGGATGTGGTCTGGCGCGATGTGGATTACATGTTTGTGGATATGCCTCCAGGAACGGGCGATGTGCCGCTGACCGTGTTCCAGTCCCTGCCGGTGGACGGCATTGTGGTTGTGACCTCGCCGCAGGAGCTGGTGAGCATGATCGTGCAGAAAGCCATTGATATGGCGCGCCAGATGGATATTCCCATCCTTGGGTTGGTGGAGAACTATTCATATTTCAAATGCCCGGATAACAATAAGGAATACAATATATTCGGTGAGAGCCATATTGATGCGGTGGCCCAGCGGCACGGCCTGAAGGTGCTTGCCCGCCTGCCCATTGATCCTGCCCTTGCGCAGGCCTGTGACAAGGGCGCCATCGAGGATGTTGACCAGCACTTTATGGACGGTGCATTGGCCGTGATTTCGCGCATGTAA
- the aldA gene encoding aldehyde dehydrogenase, whose translation MRTYQQFINGKLVSPTGFAMIEVENPSTGKIMAQTPNGGREDGLAALAAAHRAQDAWAALPAVARAGYLKKMADLIRKHRLELGRILAEEQAKTHPLAQVEIDLTAEYFDYYAGWARIYEGEIIQSDRPRENILLYRKPIGVVVGICPWNFPFFVMARKVAPSLLVGCTTVIKPSSIAPATVMHFASLLTELDLPAGVVNFVTGGGSTLGEALSSSAMTDMVSLTGSVEAGQRIIAAGAQNITKVSLELGGKAPAIVCADADMDLAVKAVTASRTVFSGQVCNCAERLYVHESVADMFAEKLATAFAAVRLGNPFDDPAPDMCSQISAEHLEKISGMVKRAEADGAEAVVGGAPADRDSGYFYTPTLLRNCRQDMEIVRNEVFGPVLPMMTFHDLDEALALANDCDYGLTSSIYTTNVSTAMEAVNRLKFGETYVNRENFEAMQGFHAGWRKSGIGGADGKHGLMEYLQTHVAYIQY comes from the coding sequence ATGCGTACATACCAACAATTCATCAACGGCAAATTGGTTTCCCCTACAGGCTTTGCAATGATTGAGGTGGAGAACCCCTCCACTGGCAAAATAATGGCCCAGACGCCCAACGGCGGGCGTGAAGACGGGCTGGCGGCTCTGGCAGCCGCGCACAGGGCACAGGATGCCTGGGCTGCGCTTCCGGCGGTGGCCCGCGCCGGATACCTAAAAAAAATGGCGGATCTTATCCGCAAGCACAGGCTGGAGCTTGGGCGCATCCTCGCCGAAGAACAGGCCAAAACCCACCCCCTGGCACAGGTCGAGATCGACCTCACCGCTGAGTATTTTGACTACTATGCCGGATGGGCGCGCATCTACGAGGGCGAGATCATCCAGAGCGACCGCCCGCGCGAAAATATCCTGCTGTACCGCAAGCCCATTGGCGTTGTCGTGGGCATCTGCCCGTGGAACTTCCCCTTCTTTGTCATGGCGCGCAAGGTCGCCCCCTCGCTGCTCGTGGGCTGCACCACGGTTATCAAACCCAGCAGCATCGCCCCTGCCACTGTCATGCATTTTGCCAGCCTGCTGACGGAGCTGGATCTGCCCGCTGGCGTGGTCAACTTTGTCACGGGCGGCGGCAGCACCTTGGGCGAGGCCCTTTCTTCCAGTGCCATGACAGATATGGTCAGCCTGACAGGCAGCGTGGAGGCCGGGCAGCGCATCATTGCCGCTGGCGCGCAGAACATCACCAAGGTTTCGCTGGAACTGGGCGGCAAGGCCCCGGCCATTGTTTGCGCCGATGCGGATATGGATCTGGCGGTCAAGGCCGTCACGGCCTCGCGCACAGTGTTCAGCGGGCAGGTGTGCAACTGCGCGGAACGCCTCTACGTGCACGAAAGCGTGGCCGACATGTTCGCCGAAAAACTGGCGACTGCCTTTGCCGCAGTGCGGCTGGGCAATCCTTTTGACGATCCGGCCCCGGACATGTGCAGCCAGATCAGCGCCGAGCATCTTGAAAAGATCAGCGGCATGGTCAAGCGCGCGGAAGCGGACGGCGCGGAAGCAGTTGTCGGCGGCGCGCCCGCAGACCGGGATTCCGGCTACTTCTACACGCCTACTTTGCTGCGCAACTGCAGACAGGACATGGAAATCGTGCGCAACGAAGTGTTTGGCCCTGTGCTGCCCATGATGACTTTCCACGATCTGGATGAAGCCCTGGCCCTTGCCAACGACTGCGACTACGGCCTGACGTCCTCCATCTACACCACCAACGTATCCACGGCCATGGAAGCGGTGAACCGCCTGAAGTTTGGCGAGACCTACGTGAACCGCGAAAACTTCGAGGCCATGCAGGGCTTCCATGCCGGCTGGCGCAAGTCGGGCATTGGCGGCGCGGACGGCAAGCACGGTCTTATGGAATACCTCCAGACTCATGTGGCCTATATTCAATATTAA
- a CDS encoding cupin domain-containing protein — MINRADALECFEKELFGGPGAVHFTKIVNENGLAGKGRLFNIGTLKPGCAVGNHKHNGEIEIYYILEGEGMYNDNGVEAPVKAGDVTVCNDGESHALLNTGSTDLKMVALILFTK, encoded by the coding sequence ATGATCAACCGCGCTGACGCTCTGGAATGCTTTGAAAAGGAACTTTTTGGCGGGCCGGGCGCCGTCCACTTTACCAAGATCGTCAATGAGAACGGGCTGGCTGGCAAAGGCCGTCTGTTCAACATCGGCACTCTCAAGCCCGGCTGTGCCGTGGGCAACCACAAGCACAACGGCGAAATCGAGATATACTACATCCTTGAAGGCGAAGGCATGTACAACGACAACGGCGTTGAAGCCCCCGTCAAGGCTGGCGACGTGACCGTGTGCAACGATGGCGAAAGCCACGCCCTGCTCAATACCGGCTCCACGGATCTCAAGATGGTAGCGCTGATTCTGTTTACCAAGTAA
- a CDS encoding mechanosensitive ion channel domain-containing protein gives MHAPKLLITALLLTLCCALASPAVFAAEPTPAAKQDSPKADAAKPDTAKPDAAKQDAPKGDKADKPDKTDKPDKADKPAAKTDAKADAKSDAKSDAKTDPKADDKAEAKVDTNEEPAIATLPLRDPWEMVWSGQKAMLDEITQKATAMGDTFAQRSTNLSQKVQPFMEEARRLLVLLNTYKNWPNPVEAVSRRITATVLDLRKVLDPVLVARTEAQALLERVGYLADSMPEDLHDGSLSPEMQEYGKTLALTRLRLTAVLAQYDSALAPALALIKRLEKMQEEINAQIPLLWKNYYLQSPVPWLSPDAWADFGRQMHYSVQGMILRLPVEVPVTLERWGTAVLRFILGLLLTGVLTVLLYRRWAAQDKDENSTLRHVFRVSLPWLCVGLAFLGSSMSASGEFFRLFLALGNLCLIVAQIHLAWDLRLLKYPEVPRQKPPFWILIQPTLCSYVLLYLPLTKPLVLIIWLCIVIISIVRQHRRPKLDLGPMHVETSVLECEPIVLWICLVLTLAGLHIYSMVLYLLFVSCSLALQLCMGGMSLVSSLNDKLPQEGVRAALAHLAVALSAPVVLVAAFVGVSQWVGTLPGGMYLLQHYVLRGVNVGATQFNVVHLLLIITMFYLTRTAVAMGSRFLARLPKQGLAIDATLIPPMQTAFTYALWCCFGLFALRAVGMELSNLAMVAGGLSVGIGFGMQTIVNNFLSGLILIFSRTLQAGDVVEVGGTQGRVRKISVRATMVETFDNALIIVPNSEFVASRLINWTRNSRTVRREIKVGVAYGSDANAVMKILLATANANSNVLKYPPPSVAFADFGASTLDFSLKFWVRDYDVSVSTASDIRVEIEREFREQRIEIAFPQLDVNIKELPPRTRAPQPPTEPRASKRRAPRRPRKVLPAGAKGKPDATNAPAAAPDDGDDDENNN, from the coding sequence ATGCACGCACCCAAATTGCTGATAACCGCCCTTTTATTGACCCTGTGCTGTGCCCTGGCCTCTCCCGCCGTATTCGCGGCGGAACCGACCCCCGCCGCCAAACAGGATTCGCCCAAGGCAGACGCTGCCAAGCCTGACACTGCCAAACCAGATGCCGCCAAACAGGATGCCCCCAAGGGCGATAAGGCTGACAAGCCTGATAAAACAGACAAACCTGACAAGGCCGACAAGCCCGCCGCCAAGACTGACGCCAAGGCCGATGCCAAATCTGATGCCAAATCCGACGCGAAAACGGACCCAAAAGCGGACGACAAGGCTGAGGCCAAGGTTGACACCAACGAAGAACCCGCCATCGCCACCCTGCCCCTGCGTGATCCGTGGGAAATGGTCTGGAGCGGGCAGAAGGCCATGCTTGATGAAATTACCCAGAAGGCCACGGCCATGGGTGATACCTTTGCCCAGCGGTCAACCAATCTGAGCCAAAAGGTTCAGCCCTTTATGGAAGAAGCGCGGCGTCTGCTGGTGCTGCTCAATACGTATAAAAACTGGCCCAATCCCGTCGAAGCTGTCAGCCGCCGCATCACGGCCACAGTGCTTGATCTGCGCAAGGTGCTAGACCCCGTGCTGGTTGCGCGCACCGAAGCCCAGGCCCTGTTGGAACGCGTGGGCTATCTGGCCGACAGCATGCCTGAAGACCTGCACGATGGCAGTCTTAGCCCTGAAATGCAGGAATACGGGAAAACGCTGGCGCTCACCCGCCTGCGCCTCACAGCCGTACTGGCCCAGTACGACTCGGCCCTTGCCCCGGCTCTGGCGCTTATCAAGCGGCTGGAGAAGATGCAGGAAGAGATCAACGCCCAGATCCCCCTGCTGTGGAAAAACTATTATCTGCAAAGCCCGGTGCCCTGGCTCAGCCCCGATGCATGGGCCGACTTTGGGCGGCAGATGCACTATTCCGTTCAGGGCATGATCCTGCGCCTGCCTGTGGAAGTTCCTGTCACGCTTGAACGCTGGGGCACGGCAGTTCTGCGCTTTATCCTCGGACTGCTGCTTACCGGCGTGCTCACCGTTTTGCTGTACCGCCGCTGGGCCGCGCAGGACAAGGACGAAAACAGCACCCTGCGGCATGTTTTTCGCGTCAGTCTGCCCTGGCTGTGCGTGGGGCTGGCATTTCTTGGCAGTTCCATGTCCGCATCCGGCGAGTTCTTTCGCCTGTTTCTGGCCTTGGGCAACCTGTGCCTCATTGTGGCCCAGATACATCTGGCATGGGACCTGCGCCTGCTGAAATACCCCGAAGTGCCGCGCCAAAAGCCGCCTTTCTGGATACTCATTCAGCCAACGCTGTGTTCATACGTGCTGCTTTATCTGCCGCTGACCAAGCCTCTGGTGCTGATTATCTGGCTGTGCATCGTCATCATTTCCATCGTGCGGCAGCACCGCAGGCCCAAGCTTGATCTTGGCCCCATGCATGTGGAAACCAGCGTGCTTGAATGCGAACCCATAGTGTTGTGGATATGCCTTGTGCTGACCCTTGCCGGGCTGCACATCTACAGTATGGTGCTGTACCTGCTCTTTGTCTCCTGCTCGCTGGCCCTGCAACTCTGCATGGGCGGCATGTCTCTTGTCAGCAGCCTCAACGACAAGCTGCCTCAGGAAGGCGTGCGCGCAGCCCTTGCTCACCTTGCCGTGGCGCTCTCCGCCCCTGTGGTGCTGGTTGCGGCCTTTGTGGGCGTTTCGCAGTGGGTCGGCACATTGCCCGGCGGCATGTATCTGCTCCAGCATTATGTTCTGCGCGGTGTCAATGTGGGCGCTACGCAGTTCAACGTTGTGCACCTGTTGCTTATCATCACCATGTTCTACCTCACGCGCACAGCGGTTGCCATGGGTTCGCGCTTTCTGGCGCGCCTGCCCAAGCAGGGGCTGGCTATTGATGCCACGCTCATTCCGCCCATGCAGACGGCCTTTACCTATGCGCTGTGGTGCTGCTTCGGCCTGTTCGCCCTGCGCGCCGTAGGCATGGAACTGAGCAACCTTGCCATGGTAGCCGGTGGTCTTTCTGTCGGTATCGGTTTCGGCATGCAGACCATCGTCAATAACTTCCTGTCAGGTCTGATCCTGATCTTCAGCCGCACCCTCCAGGCGGGCGACGTGGTGGAAGTGGGCGGCACTCAGGGCCGAGTGCGCAAAATCAGCGTGCGCGCCACCATGGTGGAAACCTTTGACAATGCCCTGATTATTGTCCCAAACTCGGAATTTGTGGCCAGCCGCCTTATCAACTGGACGCGCAACAGCCGCACCGTGCGCAGGGAAATCAAGGTCGGCGTGGCCTATGGCTCTGATGCCAACGCGGTGATGAAAATTCTGCTGGCAACGGCCAACGCCAACAGCAACGTGCTCAAATATCCGCCGCCGAGCGTGGCCTTTGCGGATTTTGGGGCCAGTACGCTTGATTTCAGCCTGAAGTTCTGGGTGCGGGATTATGACGTATCTGTTTCCACAGCTTCGGACATCCGCGTGGAAATCGAGCGTGAATTCCGCGAACAGCGCATTGAAATTGCCTTCCCGCAGCTTGATGTGAACATCAAGGAACTGCCGCCGCGCACAAGGGCGCCGCAACCGCCGACCGAACCGCGCGCAAGCAAAAGACGCGCGCCGCGCCGTCCGCGCAAGGTGCTGCCTGCCGGAGCCAAGGGCAAGCCGGACGCCACAAATGCGCCAGCCGCTGCCCCCGATGACGGGGACGATGACGAGAACAACAACTAA
- a CDS encoding DUF362 domain-containing protein, which produces MENSTNTPPAGLGNSPVAAPASLPVALLQQEDYHDPGLGRAVGDVMDAARLTELCHLRPGARVLVKPNLLLAKPLACVSPQVVAAVCAWLMDHGARVRVADSPGFGRAASVARAVGLEAALRPLGLEVEEIGPAQPVPLPLEGEAAQKAGLQAGGSRFHVARLALESDFIVSVPRVKAHAQMLVTLSVKNCFGCVRGLHKAFAHAREGRDPLFFADCLAALWAALPPVAAVADGVTAMHVTGPSNGSPFALGVVGASASAVALDEALYAVLGLAPQDVPLGAALRRRHAWGSAPAEGHDGMRAVFPLRSPSDFSSAGFQLPAELSHTSFHPARFVHSCFRRIVAAFRK; this is translated from the coding sequence ATGGAAAACAGCACAAATACCCCGCCAGCCGGGCTGGGAAACAGCCCTGTGGCCGCCCCGGCTTCACTGCCCGTGGCCTTGTTGCAGCAAGAGGATTACCACGATCCCGGCTTGGGCAGGGCTGTGGGCGACGTCATGGACGCTGCCCGCCTGACGGAGCTTTGCCACCTGCGCCCCGGTGCGCGCGTGCTGGTAAAGCCCAATCTTTTGCTGGCAAAGCCCCTTGCTTGCGTTTCGCCGCAGGTTGTGGCCGCCGTATGCGCCTGGCTTATGGACCACGGTGCGCGGGTGCGCGTGGCGGATTCGCCGGGGTTTGGACGCGCGGCCTCTGTGGCTCGGGCTGTGGGTCTTGAAGCAGCTTTGCGCCCTCTGGGCCTTGAAGTTGAAGAGATCGGCCCTGCGCAGCCGGTGCCCCTGCCCCTTGAGGGCGAAGCGGCGCAAAAGGCAGGTTTGCAGGCGGGCGGATCGCGCTTTCATGTGGCGCGTTTGGCACTTGAGAGCGATTTTATTGTGTCGGTTCCCCGGGTCAAGGCCCATGCGCAGATGCTGGTGACGCTCTCTGTCAAAAATTGTTTTGGTTGCGTGCGCGGCCTGCACAAGGCTTTTGCCCACGCCCGCGAGGGGCGCGATCCCTTGTTTTTTGCAGACTGTCTTGCCGCGTTGTGGGCGGCCTTGCCCCCTGTTGCCGCAGTTGCGGACGGCGTCACGGCCATGCATGTTACAGGGCCGAGCAACGGCAGCCCCTTTGCCCTGGGCGTGGTGGGGGCCAGCGCCTCAGCCGTGGCGCTGGACGAAGCGCTGTATGCCGTATTGGGCCTTGCGCCGCAGGATGTGCCTCTGGGTGCGGCCCTGCGCCGCCGTCATGCCTGGGGCAGCGCCCCGGCAGAAGGGCACGATGGCATGCGGGCGGTCTTTCCCCTGCGAAGTCCATCGGATTTTTCATCTGCCGGATTTCAGTTGCCAGCGGAGCTTTCGCACACGTCCTTTCATCCTGCCCGCTTTGTACACAGTTGTTTTCGCCGCATTGTTGCGGCGTTCAGAAAATAG
- the thiE gene encoding thiamine phosphate synthase — translation MPRILPGETDIYAITDAGLSLGRPLEEVVSALMGAGVRILQYREKKLKSGAMLEECRLLRRLTREAGACFIVNDHVDIAMLVQADGVHVGQEDLPVPDVRSLVGPEMIIGLSTHLPEQAREARSLGADYIGVGPIFATNTKEDVVDPVGYEYLDWVARNGDLPFVAIGGIKRHNIAEVARHGARCCSLVSELVGAPDIRIRVEDVRKAMREGMVG, via the coding sequence ATGCCCAGAATCCTGCCTGGAGAAACGGATATTTATGCCATCACGGATGCCGGTCTTTCACTGGGAAGGCCGCTTGAAGAAGTTGTTTCCGCCCTTATGGGGGCAGGCGTGCGCATTTTGCAATATCGCGAAAAAAAGCTGAAATCCGGTGCAATGCTGGAGGAATGCCGCCTGTTGCGGCGGCTGACCAGGGAGGCCGGGGCCTGCTTTATCGTCAACGACCACGTGGACATCGCCATGTTGGTGCAGGCCGACGGCGTACATGTGGGGCAGGAGGATCTGCCTGTTCCCGATGTGCGTAGCCTTGTGGGACCGGAAATGATCATCGGCCTTTCCACCCACCTGCCGGAGCAGGCCCGCGAAGCCCGCAGCCTTGGCGCGGACTACATCGGCGTGGGGCCGATTTTTGCCACCAACACCAAGGAAGACGTGGTTGATCCCGTAGGGTATGAGTATCTGGATTGGGTTGCCCGCAACGGAGATTTGCCCTTTGTGGCCATTGGCGGCATCAAACGGCATAACATTGCGGAAGTCGCGCGGCACGGCGCGCGTTGCTGCTCGCTTGTGAGCGAACTGGTCGGCGCGCCCGACATCCGCATCAGAGTGGAAGATGTGCGTAAGGCCATGCGTGAAGGCATGGTGGGGTAG